From Gemmatimonadaceae bacterium:
TGTCCGAGTAGGCGTCGGTGTTGAAATTGGCGTCTTCGGCCGGGCGGATGAGCGCGTGGTCGCCGCGGTACACCGCCGCCAGCGCATGGCTCTCCGACACCTCATGCGTGAATCGGACACAGCGCGTGCACATGATGCACCGCTCGTTGTCCAGCATGATGCGATCGCTCAACGGGTAGAACTTGGTCGCGTGCGTCTTCGCATCGCGCGACAGCGACGCCATCCCGTTGTGCTCGTAGTGATAGTCCTGCAGCAGGCACTCACCCGACTTGTTGCAGATCCCGCAGTCCACCGGGTGGTTCAGGGTGATGAACTGCATCGTTTCGCGACGCAGCTTCTTCACCTTTTCCGATTCGGTGAGCACGCGCATCCCGGCGGTGACCGGCATGTTGCAGCCGATATCGAACCACGGATCGCCGCTCTCCTGCTCCACCTCCACCATGCAGATGCGGCAATTGCCCGGCACCGACAAGTCGTGGTGCCAGCAGAAGTGCGGGATGTCCACGCCGGCGCGCCGCGCCGCCTGGATCACCGACTCGCCCTTGTACGCCGTGCACGGCGTGCCGTTGATGAAGAAGTCGATCGTGCTGCTGGTATCGACTGGCTCGTTGTTGCCGCGCTTGCGGGTGGCCTGGCTCATGCGCGAGCCCCCGCCAGTCGTGGCGCCATCGGCGTGGGCACCGCGCCCTCGAAGGGATCGACCACCGCGAGACGCCCGTCGTACATGGACCGCTTGTGGGTGATGAAGTACTCGAACTCCTCGCGGTAATGATCGAGGATGGCCGTAATGGCGTAGCCGGCCGAGTCGCCCAGCGAGCAGACCGTCGTGCCGTCATTGGCATCCGAAATGCCATAGAGCCGGTCGATGTCTTCCGGTCGCCCCTGCCCCTTCACGATCCGATCGAGCACGCGCTCCATCCAGCCCATCCCCTCACGGCAGGGCGTGCACTGCCCGCACGACTCATGGTGATAGAAGCGCTGGATGTTGCGCGCCGCGCGCACCATGCACGTGCCCTCGGCAATCGCGATCATACCGCCGGAGCCGAGCTGCGAACCGGCCTTCAGCGCGGCGTTGTGATCGAGCGTCACGCCCCGCAGTTCATCGCGATTGAGAATCTTGGTGGAGACACCACCGGGGATGATGCACTTGAGGTCGCGCCCGCCCTGAATGCCGCCGCAATCCTCGAAAATGAACTGCTCCCAGGAGTACCCGTACTCGACCTCGTACACCCCGGGGCGGTTCACATGCCCGGAGATGGAGATCATCTGCGTCCCCGGGCTCTTGGGGGTACCGACCTTGCGGAAGCCCTCGGCGCCGAGCGTCAGAATGACCGGGACGTTGGCCAGCGTTTCGACGTTGTTGACCACCGTCGGCCGCTGATAGAGCCCCTTCACCGTGAGGCGCGGCGGACGGTTTCGCGGCCACCCCTTCTTGCCCTCGAGCGACGCAAGCATCGCCGACGCTTCGCCGCAGACGTACGAACCGGCGCCGCGATAGACGACCACATCCAGCGAGTAGTTCGTGCCCAGGATGTTCTGCCCGAGCAGGCCGGCCTCGTAGGCCTCGTCCACCGCGCCCTGGATGCGACGGTACGGCAGATCGAACTCGCCGCGAATGTAGATGAAGGCGTGGCGGCCGCCGATCGCATACGACGCGAGCATCAACCCTTCGAGCGTCAGATGCGGCGTGTGCTGCAGAATCCAGCGGTCCTTGAACGTCCCGGGCTCGCCTTCGTCCGCATTCATGCAGACGTAGTGCGGCTCGCCGTCGTTCGGCTTGATGACGCCCCACTTGCGACCGGCCGGAAACGCCGCGCCGCCGTGCCCGAGGAGGCCGGCGTTGCTCACTTCCTTGGTGACATCTGCCGGCTGCAGCGTCTTCAGCGCCTTCTCGAGCGCCTGATAGCCGCCCCGCGCCTTGTACGCGGCCAGCGTATGCGACGTCTCGGTGACCTCGTGGTTCATGAAGAACTTCACGCCGGTCACGGAGCCGTCTTTCCCCTGCGGGGTGTAGACCACGGGCTCACTCATGGCTCAACTGCTCCAGCAGCGCGTCCACCGCCGCCGGCGTGAGGTTCTCATGGTAGGCCTCGTTCACGCGCATCATGGGCGCCGTGCCGCAACTCGCGAGGCACTCCACGGTGCTCAGCGTGAACAGGCCGTCGGGGGTCGTTTCCCCCGGCTCGATGCCCAACTTGCCGGTGAGATAGCGGAGCAAGCCCTCCGAGCCCCGCAGCGCGCACGAAAGCGTGTGGCACACCTGCAGGTGATGCCGGCCGATGGGCTCGCGCGTGAACATCGTGTAGAACCCCAGCACCTCGTCGATCTGGGTGCGAGGCACGCCGAGATACGCCTGCAGCTCGTCCACATCGCTGTCGGCGATGTAGCCGCGCTCCTGCTGGATGCGATGCAGGCACGGGATGGTCAGCGACCCCTCGAAGCCCTCCGGGTAGCGCGCCTTCCAGCGCTCGAACTCGGGGATGAGGTGCTGAATGCTGGTCATCGATCCCGTCGCGGCCACGCGCGGGCGTTCGGACGTCTGGTCCATCATCGATCACACTCACCGCCGATCATGTTCACCGACCCGAAGGTCGTGACCACGTCGGCGAGCTGATAGCCGTTGAGCATGGTGTGGACGCCCCCCATGTGCACGAAGCT
This genomic window contains:
- the nuoE gene encoding NADH-quinone oxidoreductase subunit NuoE; amino-acid sequence: MTSIQHLIPEFERWKARYPEGFEGSLTIPCLHRIQQERGYIADSDVDELQAYLGVPRTQIDEVLGFYTMFTREPIGRHHLQVCHTLSCALRGSEGLLRYLTGKLGIEPGETTPDGLFTLSTVECLASCGTAPMMRVNEAYHENLTPAAVDALLEQLSHE
- the nuoF gene encoding NADH-quinone oxidoreductase subunit NuoF, encoding MTGVKFFMNHEVTETSHTLAAYKARGGYQALEKALKTLQPADVTKEVSNAGLLGHGGAAFPAGRKWGVIKPNDGEPHYVCMNADEGEPGTFKDRWILQHTPHLTLEGLMLASYAIGGRHAFIYIRGEFDLPYRRIQGAVDEAYEAGLLGQNILGTNYSLDVVVYRGAGSYVCGEASAMLASLEGKKGWPRNRPPRLTVKGLYQRPTVVNNVETLANVPVILTLGAEGFRKVGTPKSPGTQMISISGHVNRPGVYEVEYGYSWEQFIFEDCGGIQGGRDLKCIIPGGVSTKILNRDELRGVTLDHNAALKAGSQLGSGGMIAIAEGTCMVRAARNIQRFYHHESCGQCTPCREGMGWMERVLDRIVKGQGRPEDIDRLYGISDANDGTTVCSLGDSAGYAITAILDHYREEFEYFITHKRSMYDGRLAVVDPFEGAVPTPMAPRLAGARA